In one Nicotiana sylvestris chromosome 8, ASM39365v2, whole genome shotgun sequence genomic region, the following are encoded:
- the LOC104243399 gene encoding transcription factor bHLH14-like — protein sequence MEDITSTNTLQKHLQYIIHSRQEWWVYAIFWQASKDANGRLIFSWGDGHFRGTKNLANSATVRIPNVDNNVSDTELFYMVSVPKYFVADNELIVRAYNPTSYIWLNNYDELQLYNYDRAKEAHLHGIRTLVCIPTPNGVVELGSSEIIQENWEIVQLSRSLFGLSNNNIVTPSPINHQDLSSFNFVPLGENHKVENDSPQATDTKLKQETVDGNISLGNSDSFENESSTINNINRPIKRGRKSSSSNATGTEMAKKHVEAERQRREKLNNRFYALRSVVPNVSKMDRASLLADAVTYINELKAKVEELESYKILSQKPKRQCATNSVQTVPSTVLNRANNSFGMEVEVKIIGLEAMVRVRSPDVNYPCARLMNVLRELELQVNHASVSSVKNLMLQDVVIKVTNEVANEEVLKSVILKRLSVAN from the coding sequence ATGGAAGACATTACTTCAACTAATACCCTTCAAAAACACCTTCAATATATCATTCACAGTCGTCAAGAATGGTGGGTTTATGCCATCTTTTGGCAAGCATCAAAAGACGCTAATGGCCGTCTCATTTTCTCGTGGGGAGACGGCCATTTCCGCGGTACAAAAAATTTGGCTAATTCCGCCACAGTTCGTATCCCTAACGTAGACAATAACGTTAGCGATACAGAGTTGTTCTATATGGTATCAGTGCCTAAATATTTCGTGGCTGATAATGAGCTCATCGTCCGTGCTTATAATCCTACATCCTATATATGGCTGAACAATTATGACGAACTGCAACTATACAACTACGACAGAGCTAAAGAAGCTCACTTGCATGGAATTCGGACTCTAGTTTGTATTCCTACTCCTAATGGTGTCGTCGAATTGGGGTCCTCTGAAATTATTCAAGAAAATTGGGAAATAGTCCAACTAAGTAGGTCTCTATTTGGATTAAGCAACAACAATATTGTTACTCCATCACCAATTAATCATCAAGATCTTTCCAGCTTTAATTTTGTTCCATTGGGAGAAAATCACAAAGTGGAAAATGATTCACCACAAGCAACGGACACCAAATTAAAGCAAGAAACAGTTGATGGCAATATATCATTAGGAAATTCAGACAGCTTTGAGAATGAGTCATCGACGATCAACAATATTAATCGACCTATAAAACGAGGAAGAAAATCCAGTTCGAGTAACGCAACAGGGACAGAAATGGCCAAGAAACACGTTGAGGCAGAGAGACAGAGAAGAGAAAAGCTGAATAATCGATTCTATGCATTAAGGAGTGTGGTTCCTAACGTGTCGAAAATGGATAGAGCTTCATTACTGGCTGATGCAGTTACTTATATTAATGAACTCAAGGCTAAAGTTGAAGAATTAGAGTCGTACAAAATCCTGTCTCAGAAACCTAAGAGACAATGTGCTACTAATTCTGTACAAACCGTACCTTCCACTGTACTTAATCGTGCAAATAATTCATTTGGAATGGAAGTGGAGGTCAAGATTATCGGACTCGAAGCGATGGTTCGGGTCCGATCTCCTGATGTGAACTACCCGTGTGCGAGGTTGATGAATGTGCTGCGGGAGTTGGAGTTACAGGTTAACCATGCAAGCGTTTCCAGTGTCAAGAACCTAATGCTTCAAGATGTTGTGATCAAGGTTACTAATGAAGTGGCTAATGAGGAAGTTCTCAAATCTGTTATTCTCAAAAGATTAAGTGTTGCTAATTAG
- the LOC138876431 gene encoding uncharacterized protein has product MASSKLRPYFQCHLISVVTVYPLHNILHKQELSGRLSKWSIELSEYGITYQPRTAIKSQVLADFMVDFSQEIQLEAEKELQVFNRSNPKTWTLFTDGSSNVKGAGLGIILVPPTGETIRQAIKCHPITNNEAEYEVVIAGLELALELGIEQVLIKSDSQLVVNQMLGTYKAREARMQQYLEKARDLVRQFQTWKVVQIPREENAEADVVANLASAAEVTNDENAFVIHLFHSVLDQDKNEYGILPEDKKKAQALRKKAARYCLKQGNLYRKMFSGPLARCLGPSQTEYVIREIHEGHCGNHAGGRSLVKIEEDAENFVAKCDKCQRYGNNMHRPAELLHPIIVLWPFMKWGMDIVGPLSQAKGKVKFLLVLTDYFTKWVEA; this is encoded by the exons atggcatctagtaagttaagaccttattttcaatgtcatctcaTCTCTGTAGTAACTGTCTATCCCTTGCATAATATATTGCATAAACAAGAGTTATCAGGTAGATTATCTAAGTGGtccatagaactaagtgaatatggcattacatatcaacctagaactgcaATAAAGTCACAGGTTTTAGCAGATTTCATGGTCGATTTTAGTCAAGAGATACaactagaagcagaaaaagaattgcagGTATTTAACAGGTCTAATCCAAAAACTTGGaccttattcactgatggttcatcgaATGTCAAAGGGGCAGGTTTAGGTATTATTTTGGTACCACCCACGGGAGAAACAATacgacaagccataaaatgtcaccctataactaacaatgaggcagaatatgaagttgtgattgcaggtttagaactggcactaGAGCTTGGTATAGAACAAGTTTtaatcaaaagcgattcacagctcgtagttaaccaaatgctggggacttataaaGCCAGAGAGGCAAGAATGCAGCAATACCTGGAAAAGGCACGTGATTTGGTCAGGCagttccaaacttggaaagtcgTGCAGATACCAAGAGAGGAAAATGCAGAGGCTGACGTCgtagctaatcttgcatctgctGCAGAAGTAACGAATGACGAAAATGCTTTTGTGATTCATTTATTTCATTCTGTACTTGATCAagacaaaaacgag tatggaattttacctgaagataagaaaaaggctcaagcacttcgcaaaaaagctgctcgatactgtttaaagcaaggcaatctttatcgtAAAATGTTCAGTGGTCCtctagcaagatgcctcggaccttctcaAACAGAGTATGTGATAAGAGAAATACATgagggacattgtggaaatcacgcagggggaAGATCTTTAGTAAAAAtagaagaagacgcagaaaattTTGTAGCtaaatgtgacaagtgccaaagatatgGTAACAACATGCATCGACCTGCTGAATTATTACATCCGATTATTGTACTGTGGccttttatgaaatgggggatggatattgtgGGTCCACTATCCCAAGCCAAAGGCAAGGTAAAATTTCTATTAGTACTCACTGATTACtttactaagtgggtagaagcatGA